A window of Daucus carota subsp. sativus chromosome 2, DH1 v3.0, whole genome shotgun sequence genomic DNA:
GAACGTAATCATCAACAGCGTCAGCAGATACACCATATGCCAACATACGCATTGCCGCAGTACATTTCTGTAAAGGTGATAAACCTTTTCTTCCCACTGCATCAATCCTCTGTTGGAAGTAtggatcagaatttgaaacAGCATCCACAATACGAAGAAAGACATGTCTTCCCATACGGAATCTTCGTCGAAATATATTTTCTGGATACACAGGATTCGGTGAAAAATAATCATTCACTAGACGGTGATGACCTCCTTCACGATCTCTGTATATATTTCTTCGAGGTGTGGGTGTTGAGCTCTGTCCATGTATTTTATGAAAGAGCTCGAGTCGACGATTTCTTTTGGTCTCATCGAAAAACTCTTCTTCAAACTCTTCAATGAATTCTTCAGTAAAGCTTTCTAGTGTGGGTGTTTGATTCATGTTGATGTgaattgaaagagatgatgcatCTAGTTTATATAGAAGGTAAAAACGAATATATTCTAACTTCCAACGGCTAGTTTACAAACAAATAGAAACAAGCACTAGCTTCCAACGGCTAGTTTACAAAGGAATAAAAACAAGTACTAGCTTCCAACGGCTAGtttacaaacaaataaaaacaagCACTAGCTTCCAACGGCTAGTTTACAAAGGAATAAAAACAAGTACTAGCTTCCAACGGCTAGTTTACAACAACTAGTTTCTTGCCATAATTTTCTCAAGCAATTTTGCATGAGCCTTCCTTTGAGCATCATTCATTTTTCCAGTATCTGCCAAAATGACTTGTAAATCCATTTCAGCTTGCTTCGCCTCAAGCTCCCTTTGTCGAGTCTCAATgtatttttgacgaatttcatTCACGGTTTCCATTATAGTCATTTTCCTCAAGTCATTAGCTTCAAAAGCTTCATATTCTTCAACTTCCGCAGCCGTTGCCTTGCCCTTTCCTTTCCTTTTAGCTGCTTTTGTACCTTTAGGACGAATCGGTTCAAATTCATCAGATGTTGGCGTATCATTATTTCCCTCCGATGAGTAAGCTCCAGAACTACTTAATTTAGTTCTTTTAGAACTTGCACTGCTTGTAGGAGTTCTCCACTTGGGTTGTCTACGAAGCTCACGCCAATGATTGTCAAAATTCGACTTCTTCTTGTAATATTGTAAATGAAGTACATGAGCTTTCTCAATTATGTCGTCCAAGTTTAACCGCTCCCGACTATTCATTGAGCCTCGTCATGACACGATCCAAATTTCTGAGCACCTTCATTTATTCGTTGCCACCTTTTTTTCATTGCCATAACTCCTCTCTAAATAACACcaggattatcttcttcacaATATTGACGAATTCGATCCCAAAATGCGTCGGCTTTTTGATCAGTGCCGATTAGTGGATCGATTGACACATTCAACCATGCACTTATTAAAAGTTTATCTTCAACCCACTTCCACTGACCAATAGCTTCTCGTATTTCTTCAGTTTCCTCACAATCATTATTTAGATCAATAATGTTTTCATGACCAAAGGCCGGGACTTGCGTTTCCGGAGAATTTTGAATATTGATAGGTGTTTGTTGGGTTTCAAATTGTGGGTTCGAAAATGGAGGAAATGGAAGATATGGAGAATTTTGGGGATATGAAAATGGAAATTGAGAATTTTGAGAATGTGAAAATTGGTATTGAGAATTTGGATTTTGAGAATTAAAGGGTAAGTTTTGTGGATTGGGAAAATAGGAATTTGGGTATGGATATGGAAATTGAGGGtttagattttgaaaatttgaattttgatt
This region includes:
- the LOC108207673 gene encoding uncharacterized protein LOC108207673, with product MNSRERLNLDDIIEKAHVLHLQYYKKKSNFDNHWRELRRQPKWRTPTSSASSKRTKLSSSGAYSSEGNNDTPTSDEFEPIRPKGTKAAKRKGKGKATAAEVEEYEAFEANDLRKMTIMETVNEIRQKYIETRQRELEAKQAEMDLQVILADTGKMNDAQRKAHAKLLEKIMARN